Proteins encoded in a region of the Onychostoma macrolepis isolate SWU-2019 chromosome 20, ASM1243209v1, whole genome shotgun sequence genome:
- the tmem179aa gene encoding transmembrane protein 179 → MAVDNFLFGQCILYFLAFLFGFIAVVPLSENSDDFQGKCLLFTEGMWQNENMTMGKQRFIVEEWGPESSCRFITFVGIVSLILSAVQAWRTFFFLCKGHDDSLFHAFLNLLLCLLVVFVVFVAGTISSVGFSAWCDAVTENGAMPSSCEDLQDTDLELGVDNNSFYDQFAIAQFGLWSAWLCWLGLTVLAFLKVYHNHRQQELLDSLVQEKELLLGQPLQRSSYNRNTMI, encoded by the exons ATGGCCGTCGACAATTTTCTCTTTGGCCAGTGCATcctttattttttagcatttctTTTCGGTTTCATCGCCGTTGTGCCGCTCTCTGAAAACAGCGATGACTTCCAGGGGAAATGCCTGCTGTTTACTGAGGGAATGTGGCAGAATGAGAACATGACGATGGGGAAACAGCGCTTTATAGTTGAAGAATGGGGACCAGAGTCATCCTGCCGCTTCATCACTTTCGTGGGCATCGTGTCTCTCATCCTGTCCGCTGTACAGGCGTGGCGGACCTTTTTCTTCCTCTGTAAAGGCCACGACGA CTCTCTTTTCCATGCCTTCTTGAATCTTCTCCTGTGCCTGTTGGTGGTATTTGTGGTGTTTGTGGCCGGTACCATCTCGAGTGTTGGCTTCAGTGCATGGTGTGATGCTGTCACTGAAAATGGGGCCATGCCCAGCAG TTGTGAGGATCTGCAAGACACAGATTTAGAGCTTGGTGTTGACAACAACTCCTTCTATGACCAGTTTGCCATTGCACAG TTTGGCCTGTGGTCAGCCTGGTTATGCTGGTTGGGTCTAACAGTACTAGCCTTCCTAAAGGTTTACCATAACCACCGGCAGCAGGAGCTGCTAGACAGTCTTGTTCAAGAGAAGGAGCTCCTGTTAGGTCAGCCTTTACAGAGGAGTTCTTACAACAGGAACACCATGATTTAA
- the prph2lb gene encoding peripherin 2-like b yields MAVLKVTFTKTNRDKLAQVLWVLNWVSVITGVTLFSLGLFLKVEIVKRRELMSKEIVSVPNMLICVGLTACAINFLGGKICYDCVDTTKFLRWKLLILPYITCTFFFTFCILMGALMCYSMRNDLEESLFLGLRDAMRYYKDTDMPGRCYIKRTMDMLQMQFQCCGNGGYRDWFHIQWISNRYLDMTDSEVVERLRSNVEGKYLINGVPFSCCGLHSPRPCIQHQITNNSAHYNYDYQKEELNLNRRGCRQALLEHYTQIMQSIGLIVLIIWLFEVSVLTGVRYLQTAMENVLRLGDPDSESDGWLLENSIADTARYNFNIIKNLGKCYQVDDDPNIDVPNTSQQAQENVPVKQIPVVR; encoded by the exons ATGGCTGTCTTAAAAGTGACATTTACAAAGACAAATAGAGACAAACTGGCCCAGGTTTTATGGGTCCTGAACTGGGTGTCTGTAATAACTGGAGTCACGCTCTTCAGCCTGGGCCTGTTCTTAAAGGTGGAGATCGTGAAGAGACGGGAGCTGATGTCAAAAGAGATTGTGTCAGTGCCAAACATGCTTATCTGTGTTGGCTTGACTGCCTGTGCGATCAACTTCCTTGGGGGAAAGATCTGCTATGACTGTGTGGACACTACTAAGTTCCTGCGATGGAAGCTGCTGATACTGCCTTACATCACATGTAcctttttctttacattttgtatCCTCATGGGAGCCCTGATGTGCTATAGCATGCGTAACGATCTGGAGGAGTCACTGTTTTTGGGCTTGCGTGATGCCATGCGTTACTATAAGGATACGGACATGCCAGGCCGCTGTTACATCAAGCGCACAATGGACATGCTGCAGATGCAATTTCAGTGCTGTGGAAACGGAGGCTATCGAGACTGGTTTCACATTCAGTGGATTAGCAACCGCTACCTGGATATGACCGATAGCGAAGTTGTGGA GCGACTACGGAGTAATGTGGAGGGGAAGTATCTGATCAATGGAGTGCCGTTTAGCTGCTGTGGCCTGCATTCTCCTCGGCCCTGCATCCAGCATCAAATCACTAACAACTCAGCACACTATAATTACGACTACCAGAAGGAGGAGCTGAACCTGAACCGGAGAGGCTGCAGACAGGCTCTGCTGGAGCACTACACACAGATAATGCAGTCCATTGGCTTAATCGTTCTTATCATCTGGCTTTTTGAG GTGTCAGTGTTGACAGGAGTGCGTTATCTTCAGACAGCCATGGAGAATGTGCTGAGGTTAGGAGACCCTGACTCTGAGTCTGACGGCTGGCTTCTGGAGAACAGCATTGCGGACACTGCACGTTATAACTTCAACATCATCAAGAACCTGGGAAAGTGCTACCAGGTAGATGACGATCCCAACATAGATGTACCAAATACCAGCCAGCAAGCACAAGAGAACGTGCCTGTAAAGCAAATCCCTGTGGTCAGGTAG
- the serpina10a gene encoding serpin peptidase inhibitor, clade A (alpha-1 antiproteinase, antitrypsin), member 10a, with protein sequence MKIGIFSLLVRASLLAVSVLGQTTDVDELANRNADFATRLYSKIASSNDDNVAVSTLGTTLALATLAAGAGGDTLTELLQGIGVTSTEKDGEPERVQTLLKQLRETTAQIQATGLFMKQDVKADDGFSNQVKQFYNADVENLNFANAQQAKGSIDDYVRGRTGDKVKDVVENVDPQSMALLISAASFTGQWLQPFNITFTQEERFYVNKYKIVQVPMMLHSGKYYLAYDPMLKVGILKLPCVEGIAMLVLLPDEDVDYTYVDESMTGQVFRGWVEKLKKTKLEIQLPRFSLKQSNSLSMSLPSLGIKEIFGNTANLSGISSDEGLQLSEVVQKVTVEVDETGGSVADASSNLFMTPLPPRLTFNRPFIFVVYHEATQCILYIGRVVDPTKN encoded by the exons ATGAAGATCGGCATCTTCTCCCTCTTAGTCAGAGCATCTCTCCTTGCTGTGTCCGTTCTTGGGCAAACCACAGATGTTGACGAGCTTGCCAATAGGAATGCTGACTTTGCTACTCGGTTGTACAGCAAGATTGCTAGCTCAAATGATGACAATGTAGCCGTTTCAACCCTCGGAACCACCTTGGCCTTAGCCACGTTAGCAGCTGGGGCTGGTGGGGATACTCTCACCGAGCTGCTACAGGGTATAGGTGTGACCTCCACGGAGAAAGATGGAGAGCCAGAACGGGTTCAGACCCTACTCAAGCAGCTGAGGGAGACAACTGCTCAAATCCAGGCCACTGGCCTCTTCATGAAGCAGGACGTCAAGGCAGATGACGGCTTCAGCAACCAGGTTAAGCAGTTTTATAATGCAGATGTTGaaaatttgaattttgccaATGCACAGCAGGCCAAAGGGAGCATCGATGATTACGTAAGAGGCCGAACAGGGGACAAGGTCAAAGATGTGGTGGAGAACGTAGATCCACAAAGCATGGCGTTGTTAATCAGTGCGGCTTCCTTCACAG GTCAGTGGCTGCAACCCTTCAACATTACCTTCACCCAAGAGGAGCGTTTCTATGTGAACAAGTATAAGATTGTGCAAGTGCCCATGATGCTCCATTCGGGCAAATACTACTTGGCCTATGACCCCATGTTAAAGGTTGGCATTCTGAAACTGCCCTGTGTGGAGGGCATTGCCATGCTTGTCCTTCTTCCAGATGAAGATGTGGACTACACCTACGTTGATGAATCCATGACTGGTCAAGTGTTTCGTGGATGGGttgaaaagctgaaaaaaac GAAGCTGGAGATTCAGTTGCCCAGATTTTCACTGAAGCAGTCCAACTCACTAAGTATGAGTCTGCCCAGCCTGGGCATTAAAGAGATCTTTGGGAATACTGCAAATCTCTCTGGAATCAGCAGCGATGAAGGCCTGCAACTGTCAGAG GTGGTACAGAAGGTCACTGTGGAGGTGGATGAGACCGGAGGCTCAGTGGCCGATGCCTCCAGCAATCTCTTTATGACCCCTCTTCCTCCAAGGCTCACTTTCAACCGACCCTTCATTTTTGTCGTCTACCATGAGGCCACACAATGCATCCTCTACATAGGACGTGTGGTCGACCCAACTAAGAACTAA